ACCGCTCCGAGATCCGATCGCGCTTCCTGCGCGAGGCGGAGACGGCGGCGCAGCTGTCGCACCCGCACATCGTCCCCATCTACTCGGTCGACGAGGCGGAAGGCCTCGTCTTCTTCGTGATGGCGTGCGTCGACGGCGACAACCTGGGCAAGCGCCTCCACGAGCGCGGCCCGCTGCCGATCGAGGACGTGCGGCGCATCCTGGCCGAGGTGGCCGACGCGCTGGCCTACGCCCATGCGCGCGGGGTGGTGCACCGCGACATCAAGCCGGACAACATCCTGCTCGACCGCGACGAGGACCGCGCGCTGGTGACCGACTTCGGCATCGCGCGCGCGATCATCGAGGGGAGCGACGCGCGGCTGACGGCGACCGGCATGGCCATCGGCACGCCGGCCTACATGAGTCCCGAGCAGAGCGCCGGCGACCGCGAGATCGACGGCCGCTCGGACCTCTACTCGCTGGGCGTGGTCGCCTACCAGATGCTGGCGGGCGAGCTGCCGTTCCAGGCGACCAGCACGCCGGCGATGCTGGTGAAGCACCTGTCCGAGCGCCCGGTCCCGATCGAGCAGCGCCGTCCGGACACGCCGCCCGACCTGGCGGCGATCGTGATGCGCCTGCTCGAGAAGGAGCCGGCGCACCGCTTCAGCGGCGCGGCCGAGCTGGAGACGGTGCTGCGCGACCGCGCAGTGCCGCCGGCGTCGTTCGCGACCACGCAGCCGCCTGCGCGCCACGCGCCGATCCCGCCGGCCCCCAACACGCCCACCCGCGGCACGGCGCCCTACGGCACCGCGCCCTACGCCGGCGCGCCGTACGCCGGGGCGCCCTATGCGCCCGCGCCCACGCGCCCCGCGCCCGCGGGCTCGCCGTTCGGCGACGCGCCGGCCTACGGGCAGGTGCCCGCGCGGCTGGCCGACTCCGGGGAGACCGACCTGTTCACCCCGACGGCCGACGACTACGACCGCTGGGAGGCGAAGCCGGTCCAGGAGTTCCGCCGCAAGCTCGGGTGGTTCGCCATCATCGGCTCGGTGCTGTTCGTCATCGGCGTGGTCGGCGACGGCGACTTCTTCGGCGCGCTGGGCCTCTGGGCGGTCTACATCGCCTTCAAGTACGCCAAGCTCTGGTCCAACGGCTTCGACTGGCGCGACGTGCTGCGCGAGCCGCGCGACCGGCTGTTCGCCGACGTGGCGGCCGAGTGGGGCGAGAACTGCCAGGCGTTCTTCGACCGCGACAAGCGGGCGCGCCTGCGCGACCGCGAGCGGCAGCGCCGCCTGACGACCGCCACGCGCCCGGCCGCGCTGCCGGCGGGCGCGGGCTACCGCGGCGGCGACGGCCAGGGCTACGCTGGCGCGCCGCCGGCGTTCAACCCCGCCGACTTGGGCGCCCACGCCGACGTCGCCCGCCAGGCGGTCGCCGACCGGGACGAGATCCTGCGCCTGCTGTCGACGATGCCGAAGGCGGAGCGCGACCGCATCCCCGAGGTCGGCCCGTCGGCCCGCGCCCTCGCCGACAAGGTGCAGGCGCTGGCGGCGATGGTCGCGGACCTGGAGCGCAACGTCACGCCCGGCGCCGCGCAGGCGCTGGAGCAGGAGATCGCGCGGCTCGAGGCCGAGGCCAACCCGCTGGATCGCGAGCGCAGCGAGGCGCGCGTGAAGCGCCTCGCCTACCTCAAGCGGCAGCGGCGCGCGACGATGGACATGAGCAGCCGCCACGACGCCGCGACCGGGAAGCTGGAGAACTGCCGCCTCGCGCTGCAGAACATGCGCATCGACCTGGTGCGGCTGCGCACCGGCTCGGGCGGCTCGCCGCTGCAGGTGACGAGCGTCGCCGAGCGCGCGATGGCCCTCGCCCGCGAGGTCGACGGCATCGTCGGGGCGGCCGAGGAAGTGCGCGGGGCGGTCGGCGCGGGCTCGCGCGTGCCGCAGCCGGGCCGCGGTTGACCGCGGGCGACCCCGCCCGCCGCGCATGACCGACCTGCTGCTGGACCGCGTCGTCGCCGCCATCGGTGACCGCTTCGAGATCGGCGACGAGCTGGGTCGCGGCGGCATGGCGGTCGTCTACCGCGCGCGCGAGGTGCGCCTGCGCCGCGCCGTCGCGCTCAAGGTGCTGCCCCCCGAGCTGGCCTTCCGCACGGGCGTGCGCGAGCGCTTCCTGCGCGAGGCGCAGACGGCCGCGCAGCTGACGCACCCGCACATCGTCCCGATCTACGCCGCCGACGAGTCGGGCGGCGTCGCCTGGCTCGCCATGGCGCTGGTCGACGGCGAGACCCTCGGCCAGCGCATGCAGCGCGAGGGGCGCGTGGCGCCCGACGTCGCGCGGCGGATCCTCGCCGAGGTGGCGGACGCGCTGGCGTACGCGCACGCGCACGGCGTCGTGCACCGCGACGTGAAGCCCGACAACATCCTCCTCGACCGCGACAGCGGGCGCGCCACGGTCACCGACTTCGGGATCGCGCGCGCGGCGGAGGAGGAGCTGCGGCTGACGGTCACCGGCGTCGCCATCGGCTCGCCCGCGTACATGAGCCCCGAGCAGGCGATGGGCGAGGCGGAGGTGGACGGGCGCTCCGACCAGTACTCGCTGGCCGTCGTGGGCTACCAGCTGCTCACGGGCGAGCTGCCGTTCCAGGCGAGCAGCGCGACGGCGATGCTGATGAAGCACGTCGCCGAGGCGCCGCGCCCGATCGCGTCGCTGCGCCCGGACGTGCCGCCCGCGATGGCCGCGGCGATCGAGCGCGCGCTGGCCAAGAAGCCCGCGGACCGCTGGCCCGACGCGTCGGCGTTCCGCCGCGCGCTGCTGGACACGCGGGCGCCCGCTGCGCCGGCGGCGCCGGCTCCCATGCCGGATGCGAACGGCGCGTCGACCCTGCCGAAGCCCGCGCGGCCGCCCGCGCCGGCGCCGGGCGACCCGTTCACGGTCATCGTGCCGACGGTCGGCGCGCGGCCGGCCCCCGAGGCGCCGGCCGCGCCGCCCGGGCCCGGCCAGATCCCGAGCGTGCGCGACGCGATGGCGTCGGCGATGCGCCAGGTGGACCGCGCGCTGGCCGACGTCGGCCCACTGGTGCACGACGCCATGGATCGGGCGCGTCGTGGCGCGGTGCCCGTGCCGCCCGCCGCCGAGCCGCCGGCGCGGCCGCCGCAGACGCCCACCGAGTGGCGCGCGTCGCAGAAGCAGGCGGAGCGCGAGTGGAAGGAGCACCTGCGCGCGCAGCGCCGGGAATGGCGCGAGCGCCAGCAGGAGCAGCAGGCGCAGTGGAAGGACCACTGGAGGGACGCGCCCGCGCAGGGGGCGGCCCAGGGCAACCTGCCGGTCCCGCTCTCGCGGGGCGAGGTGCCCGGCAACCACCCCCTCGGCGGGATGCCGATGGCGGGGGCGCCGACGCGCCTGCCGCGAGTCGCGGTGCAGTCCGAGGCGCTGCCGCCGCTCTCCCTCGAGCGGCGCGCGGAGCTGTTCCGCCGGAAGGCGGGCAGCGTGATGATGCTGCTCGCCTTCCTGACGCTCGTGAACGCGCTGCACCTCTTCCTCCCGCCGTGGGTGCTGTTCCCCGCGTTCGGGATGGGGCGCGACCTGCGCCGCCGCTGGCGCCCGCTGCGCGACGAGGGGCTGCGCTTCTGGGAGCTGATGTTCGAGGGGCCGCAGGCGGCGGTCGCCGGCGCGCAGGTGCGCCCCACGCGCGGCCGCGGCGCGATGCAGCTGCAGGAACGCGCGCGCCGCTTCCGACGGCACGTCCGCCGCGGGGCGGTGTCCGCCGTCGTGTCGATCCTCTCGCTGATCATCGGCGTCAACGCGAACGTCGAGCCGCTCGTCGTCCCGGTCATCCTCTTCGGGTTCCTGGCGCTGTACTCGGCCGTCGGCGCGCTGCGCCACGGGCGCCGGCTGCGGCGCGCCGGGGTGTCGCTGGAAGGCGTGATGGGGCGCCAGTGGGAGGAGCTGATCGCCACGGCCGAACCGCGCCCGCGCGACGAGATCCTGGCCGAGGAGGCGTCGCGCCTCGTGGGGAGCGACGTGCTCGCGAGCGCCTACGGGTCCGCGCTGCGCGGCGCCCTCGACGACCGCCTGGTGGTGCGCGAGACGTTGGGCAAGCTGGCGCCGGCGGACCGCGCGCTGATCCCCGACGTGCTGCCGACGATCAACGCCCTCGTCGAGCGCATCGCCGGGCTGGTGCAGTCGCTGTCGCGGCTGGAAGGCGACGTGCGCGCGGGGCAGGTGGAGGAGCTGGATGCCCGGCTCGCCCGCGCCCGCGCCGAGCCCGCCGGCTCGCCGGACCGCGACCGCAAGATCTCGCTGCTGGAGCGGCAGCGCGCCTCGCTCGCCGACCTCGCGCAGCGCCGCGCGACGATGCTCGCGCAGCTGGAGAACGCGCAGCTCGTGCTGCAGAACATGAAGCTGGACCTGCTGAAGCTGCGCGCCGCGGGCGTCGGCGCGCTGGCCGAGGTGACGACGGCCACGCAGGAGGCGCGGGCGCTGTCGCGCGACATCCAGTACGCGCTGGACGCGGCCGCCGAGGTGCGCGCGCGCTAGGGCGCGCCGGGCTGGCCGGTGGGGCGGGTGAGGTAGCTCACCGTCGCGCGCTGGCGAGCTCTTGCCGACCGCCGGTCCCGGCGAAACGTTCGCTCGGTCGAGTCTGCCCGTGGGGCGCATCTGCGCGCGCCGCATCGGCCGATTCCCGCACCGACCGAACATGGCTTCCGTTCGCCCCCTCGCCGCCGTGCTGGCGGCCCTCGTCGTCGGCGCGTGTGCCGACGACGCGTCCGCGCCCCTCGCGCCGGCGGTCCCGGCCGCCCCGCGTCTGGCGGTCTCGCCCGGGCAGACCCAGCAGGAGCTGAAGTCCGCCCTCGACCTGATCGAGGACGACTACGACGCGGGCGCGCTCGACAAGGAGAACGTCAACCGCTACCGCGAGTACGCGGTCTCGTCGCCGGACAAGCTCCCGTCCAAGTACCGCAGCTCGGCGCGCGGGAAGGACGCGACGCTGTCGATGGTGCAGATGGCGCGCGACTGGTCCACGCTCTCGGCCGCGACGCGCAAGGAGATCCGCGACCTGCGCGCGAACGGCTTCGGGAACCTGAAGCAGACGAAGGAGACGGCGCACTACGTCCTGCACTACACGACGCAGGGCGACTGGGCCGTGCCCGCGCGCGACGCGGACCGCAACGGCACGCCCGACTTCATCGACGCCGCCGCGGCCAGCTGGGAGCAGATCTGGCAGCGCGAGGTCGTGCAGCTCGGCTACGACGCGCCCAAGCTGACGACCGACGCCGCCGGCAACCCGACGAACAAGTTCCACGTGTACTACAAGGACATGCCGTATTACGGCTACTGCATGCCCGAGAACGTGGAGCTGACGACCACGAGCCCGGTGCCCCTCGGCACCGCGTCGGCGTGGATCGCCGTCGAGAACGACTTCGTCGGCTTCCCGCCGAACGACGAGGACGTCACGGGGACGGAGGTCGTGCGCACGGGCGCGCTGAAGGTGACGCAGGCGCACGAGTTCATGCACGCGCTGCAGTTCAACATCAACGTCTACCAGTCCGGGTGGCTGTTCGAGTCGCACGCCACGTGGGCGGAGGACGCGGTGTACGACGGCATCAACGACTGGCACTGGTACATCAACCGCTTCCTGCGCACGCCGGACCTGCCGGTGACGTCGCGGTTCGTGTACGGCTCCGCGTTCTTCCTCAACTGGGTGAGCGAGCGCGCGGGCGTGGATGCGCCGCGCCAGATCTGGCTCGCCGCGCGGGCCAACACCGCGACCGAGGCGGTGCGCCTCGCGGGGCTCGGCGGCTCGTGGGCGTCGATCGCGGCGTTCGCGCCCGCGCAGGCGACGCTCGCGATCGACGACTTCTCGGGCGGCGCGACGTCGGTGATCCCGAACCCGAACACCACGCTGCTCCGGCGCGCCACGCACGACGCCTATCCGGTGAGCGTGCAGGTGCCCGCGGCCACCAAGCAGGCGGCCAACGGCGCGCCATGGGGCCTCGGCTCCAACTTCGTCGACTTCGTGCCCACGGCGACCAGCGAGACGCTGACGCTCACCGTCGACGGCGCGGACGGCCACGCGTGGCGCGCGTACGCGATCCTCACGAGCAAGAGCGGCACGACGAGCGTCGAGCCGATCACGCTGAATGCGTCGAGCGCGGGCACGCTGACGGTGCGCGGCTTCGGCCGGTCGGTGGCGAAGGTCACGCTCGCGGTGACGATCGCCGCGCGCGAGGGCGTGCAGGTGCCGTTCAGCTACGGCGCCACGCTCGGCGGCACGCTCGCGAACTGACGCGCACGTATCCCTGAAGCGACGCGGCGCCGCGGGATCACTCCCGCGGCGCCGCGTCGTTCAGGCGTCGTCCAGCTCCTCCAGGCGCGCCTCCAGCTCGTTCGCCATGCCGACGTGCCCGAAGCGGTGCGACGCGGCGATCCCCTTCTGCAGCGCGTCGCGTGCCTCGTCGGCGCGGTCGAGCGCGAGCAGCGCTTCCGCGAGGCGTCCCCACCCGTTCCCCTCGTCGTCGTACTTCCCGAGGTAGATGCGCAGATGCTCGACCGCCTCGTCCCACAGCCGCGCCTTCAGCAGCTCGTTGGCGAGGCCGAAGCGCGCGAGCGCGTTCTCGGGATGCTGCGCCACCATGGCGCGGAAGGTGTCGACGCGTGACATGCGAGGGGCAGGGAAGGACGACTACTCGCGCGCCAGCAGCCGCGTGATGGCGTCGGCGACGGCGTGCGGCGCGTCCTCGGGGAGGAAGTGGCGCGCGTCGGGCACGACCTCGAGCTGCGCGCCCGGGATCTCGCCCGCGAGGCGCTCCGCGACCGTGGGCGTGAGGAAGGGATCGTGCGCGCCGGTCAGCACCATCGTCGGCATCACGAGGTCGCGCAGCCGCGGCGCGAGCTGCACGGTCTCCGCGGCGTCGAGCGCGAGCAGGTGCTCCACGAGCGCGTCGCGCCCGTCGGCGGTCGCGAACGGCTTGAGGTACTTCTCCACCGACCGCGCGCCGACGTCGCCCTCGGCGTATCCGCGCAGCAGCTCGCGCCGCAGCAGCGTGAGGAGGAAGGTCGGCGGCAGGTGGCGCGTCAGCGGGAGCATCGCGCGCGCGAGCCGCAGCTCGCGCGGCGGCCAGCAGTCGTAGGCCACCGAGCTCACGAGCCCCAGGTGCGCGACGCGCGCCGGCCAGCG
This is a stretch of genomic DNA from Roseisolibacter agri. It encodes these proteins:
- a CDS encoding serine/threonine-protein kinase — protein: MPEPVVTTSETELRTVVERALTSAYELDREIGRGGMGIVYRAKDRRLKRTIAIKILPPELAYRSEIRSRFLREAETAAQLSHPHIVPIYSVDEAEGLVFFVMACVDGDNLGKRLHERGPLPIEDVRRILAEVADALAYAHARGVVHRDIKPDNILLDRDEDRALVTDFGIARAIIEGSDARLTATGMAIGTPAYMSPEQSAGDREIDGRSDLYSLGVVAYQMLAGELPFQATSTPAMLVKHLSERPVPIEQRRPDTPPDLAAIVMRLLEKEPAHRFSGAAELETVLRDRAVPPASFATTQPPARHAPIPPAPNTPTRGTAPYGTAPYAGAPYAGAPYAPAPTRPAPAGSPFGDAPAYGQVPARLADSGETDLFTPTADDYDRWEAKPVQEFRRKLGWFAIIGSVLFVIGVVGDGDFFGALGLWAVYIAFKYAKLWSNGFDWRDVLREPRDRLFADVAAEWGENCQAFFDRDKRARLRDRERQRRLTTATRPAALPAGAGYRGGDGQGYAGAPPAFNPADLGAHADVARQAVADRDEILRLLSTMPKAERDRIPEVGPSARALADKVQALAAMVADLERNVTPGAAQALEQEIARLEAEANPLDRERSEARVKRLAYLKRQRRATMDMSSRHDAATGKLENCRLALQNMRIDLVRLRTGSGGSPLQVTSVAERAMALAREVDGIVGAAEEVRGAVGAGSRVPQPGRG
- a CDS encoding alpha/beta fold hydrolase → MRGEFIDVGGARLYYYAAGTRGGGEPIVLLHGFPSSSHLWARVATALLDGHRVVVVDLLGYGRSDRPQGRPLGVRAHAERVVELLDVLGINFACVVGHELGGGVAQAMAVRWPARVAHLGLVSSVAYDCWPPRELRLARAMLPLTRHLPPTFLLTLLRRELLRGYAEGDVGARSVEKYLKPFATADGRDALVEHLLALDAAETVQLAPRLRDLVMPTMVLTGAHDPFLTPTVAERLAGEIPGAQLEVVPDARHFLPEDAPHAVADAITRLLARE
- a CDS encoding MXAN_6640 family putative metalloprotease — encoded protein: MASVRPLAAVLAALVVGACADDASAPLAPAVPAAPRLAVSPGQTQQELKSALDLIEDDYDAGALDKENVNRYREYAVSSPDKLPSKYRSSARGKDATLSMVQMARDWSTLSAATRKEIRDLRANGFGNLKQTKETAHYVLHYTTQGDWAVPARDADRNGTPDFIDAAAASWEQIWQREVVQLGYDAPKLTTDAAGNPTNKFHVYYKDMPYYGYCMPENVELTTTSPVPLGTASAWIAVENDFVGFPPNDEDVTGTEVVRTGALKVTQAHEFMHALQFNINVYQSGWLFESHATWAEDAVYDGINDWHWYINRFLRTPDLPVTSRFVYGSAFFLNWVSERAGVDAPRQIWLAARANTATEAVRLAGLGGSWASIAAFAPAQATLAIDDFSGGATSVIPNPNTTLLRRATHDAYPVSVQVPAATKQAANGAPWGLGSNFVDFVPTATSETLTLTVDGADGHAWRAYAILTSKSGTTSVEPITLNASSAGTLTVRGFGRSVAKVTLAVTIAAREGVQVPFSYGATLGGTLAN
- a CDS encoding tetratricopeptide repeat protein, giving the protein MSRVDTFRAMVAQHPENALARFGLANELLKARLWDEAVEHLRIYLGKYDDEGNGWGRLAEALLALDRADEARDALQKGIAASHRFGHVGMANELEARLEELDDA
- a CDS encoding serine/threonine-protein kinase yields the protein MTDLLLDRVVAAIGDRFEIGDELGRGGMAVVYRAREVRLRRAVALKVLPPELAFRTGVRERFLREAQTAAQLTHPHIVPIYAADESGGVAWLAMALVDGETLGQRMQREGRVAPDVARRILAEVADALAYAHAHGVVHRDVKPDNILLDRDSGRATVTDFGIARAAEEELRLTVTGVAIGSPAYMSPEQAMGEAEVDGRSDQYSLAVVGYQLLTGELPFQASSATAMLMKHVAEAPRPIASLRPDVPPAMAAAIERALAKKPADRWPDASAFRRALLDTRAPAAPAAPAPMPDANGASTLPKPARPPAPAPGDPFTVIVPTVGARPAPEAPAAPPGPGQIPSVRDAMASAMRQVDRALADVGPLVHDAMDRARRGAVPVPPAAEPPARPPQTPTEWRASQKQAEREWKEHLRAQRREWRERQQEQQAQWKDHWRDAPAQGAAQGNLPVPLSRGEVPGNHPLGGMPMAGAPTRLPRVAVQSEALPPLSLERRAELFRRKAGSVMMLLAFLTLVNALHLFLPPWVLFPAFGMGRDLRRRWRPLRDEGLRFWELMFEGPQAAVAGAQVRPTRGRGAMQLQERARRFRRHVRRGAVSAVVSILSLIIGVNANVEPLVVPVILFGFLALYSAVGALRHGRRLRRAGVSLEGVMGRQWEELIATAEPRPRDEILAEEASRLVGSDVLASAYGSALRGALDDRLVVRETLGKLAPADRALIPDVLPTINALVERIAGLVQSLSRLEGDVRAGQVEELDARLARARAEPAGSPDRDRKISLLERQRASLADLAQRRATMLAQLENAQLVLQNMKLDLLKLRAAGVGALAEVTTATQEARALSRDIQYALDAAAEVRAR